The genomic stretch TGGCAGAAGATCGATGGCGTGCCGGGCAATGGTTCCGGTGGCATTTTCCAGCTGGTCTCTGATGTCCATGATGGCCTGCCGTGCGACCTGAACATCACTGGAAAGACGCTGCTCGATCATGGCCAGTGCATTGCCAATCACGATCATGCTCGGGCGTGCCGCCCGGAGTTCTGCCAGTAGCCTCAGAAATGTCTCGCCCTCTGGCTCGACCTCGTCGAGGTAAGATAGCAGTTGATCGAGGGTGTTCAGTGCCAGCTGTGTAGCGCCTGACCGGGAGTCCGCTTTCAGTGCGGCCAGAAGAGACTCTGCCCTCGCATCAAGTTCCTGCATTCCGCCCTCCCGTGCTTTTGTGCTGCTTCAAGGGTAGCACCTGTACGGTCTTTTCCTGATGTCCGGACGTGAAAATAGCACTTGCCTGAATGTCAGCCCTGTATAAAATACGCGCAACTCAACCCCGAGTGCGCAGTGTCCATGCACCTTGTTTCCTTCGATATTTTCCGAACCCTGGGTTTTCCCGACACCACCGTCCTCAAGCCGGAGCAGTTTCTGCGCCATAAAGAACTGTTGCGGGAAGCGGATTGGGTCCTGTTCCCGGAATACTGGCAGTTAAATGCCCTGGTTCACGGTCTCAAGTGCCGGGTGTTTCCCAGCGAAGCCAGCTACCGCATCGGCCACGACAAGGTGGAGATGACCCGTGCATTCCAGGCAGTGGCCCCGGAGCACACGCCCTGGACCATGATTGAGGCCAACGGCCCGGTGGAACGTGACATGATCTGGGATGCCATGGTGCATCCGTTCGTGGCAAAGCTCCCCAAGGCCAGCATGGGCGAAGGCGTCTGGCTGATTGAATCCCGTGAGGACTGGCGCCGCTACTGCGAGCGCACTGACGTGCTCTACGCCCAGGAATACCTGCCTCTGGACCGGGATGCACGAGTTGTTGTGGTTGGCGATCAGATGCTGACGGCTTACTGGCGAACCCAGGCCGATCAGGGCTTCTACAACAATGTGGCCCAAGGTGGCCGCATCGACAACAGCCCGGTTCCCCCGGCGATGACGGCGCTGGCATTGCGGCTGGCCCGGGATCTGGGTGTTGATCACGCCGGCTTTGATATTGCGCTGGTGGATGGCCACCCTTACGTACTGGAATTCAACCGGTTGTTCGGAAACAAGGGATTGGGCCAGGGCACGGAGCTCCAGGAAGCGATTCTCGGCTATCTACGGGAACAGACTGAACCGGAAGACCCGGACGGGCCTACCGAACCACCGCCGATATGGCCGGTGGCGGTCTGAGGGCTACGCGCGAACGTCGATCAGACTGCCGACGTTGTCAGACGGATTCGCTCCGGCTGTCGCTACAGCCGTTTCCGTTACGCCTTCAAGCAGTTGCAGGGCGCCCTGCTGGGCCATATCGAGGGAGGCTTTCAGGACAGAAAGCTGTGCCTGCTCCTGCACGCGCTGCTGATTCAGTTGAGTGCTGGCGGCGGCAATTGAGCTGATGTCCGACATATAAAAACCACTGGGTTCTTATCAAATAATGCTCAGTTTAACACGAGCGGAATAGCCCTCAACGCCCCTTTTCATTCGGTAACAAATTCCCTTCGTTTTATGGGTAAAAGTGCTCATATCCGGGCCCTCAAAAAAGCCCGATGATCGCGCTATCTAACGGGTGCTGCAGCGTTGCTGTAGTGCCTTTTTTTATGCCTGTTTGCCCTGTGGAGGGACACACCACCCATGACCGAAGCCGCTAACGCCAATATCGCCGATTACTACGAAGCCGACACGTTCAAGCGCATCAAGGACTTTGCCGACGGCAAGGAAACTCCGTTTGTGGTGATCGATACCGCAACGATTGACCGTCAGTACGACGAGCTGGTCGAGGGTTTCCCCTACGCCAAGGTTTACTACGCGGTGAAAGCCAACCCGGCCCCGCAGATCCTGACTATGCTGCGCGACAAGGGTGCCTCTTTCGATATCGCGTCGGTTTACGAGCTGGACAAGGTGATGGCCCTGGGTGTGACCGGTGAGCGGATCAGCTATGGCAATACCATCAAGAAGGCGAAGGACATTCGCACCTTCTACGAGAAAGGCGTTCGTATGTTTGCCACCGACTCGGAGGCAGACCTTCGGAACATCGCCAAGGCGGCCCCGGGCTCGAAAGTGTATGTGCGTATCCTGACCGAAGGTACCCTGACGGCAGACTGGCCGCTGTCCCGCAAGTTCGGCTGCCAGACTGACATGGCCATGGACCTGCTGATCCTTGCCCGTGACCTGGGCCTGGTGCCCTACGGCGTGTCGTTTCACGTCGGTTCCCAGCAGCGCGAGATTGGCGCCTGGGATGCGGCCCTGAACAAGGTGAAGGTGATTTTCGAGCGTCTGAAGGAAGAAGACGGTATCGAGCTGAAGATGATCAACATGGGCGGTGGTTTCCCGGCCAACTACATCACTCGCACCAATGAGCTGAAGGTGTACGCCGAGGAGATTGCCCGCTTCCTGCACGAGGACTTTGGTGCGGAGCTGCCGGAGATCATCATCGAGCCGGGCCGATCGCTGATTTCCAACGCCGGTGTTCTGGTGAGCGAGGTGGTTCTGATTTCCCGGAAATCCCGTACTGCCCTGCATCGCTGGGTGTTTACCGATGTGGGCAAGTTTTCAGGCCTGATCGAGACCCTGGATGAGGCGATCAAGTTTCCGATCTGGACGGAAAAGGTGGGCGAAGGCGAGGACTGTGTGATTGCCGGGCCGACCTGTGACAGTGCCGATATCATGTATGAGCACCATAAGTATCCGTTGCCGTTGAATCTGGCGATTGGGGATCGGATGTATTGGCTGTCTACCGGAGCCTATACAACGACGTACAGCGCCATTGAGTTTAACGGGTTTCCTCCGTTGAAGGACTATTACATCTGACCCTGTATTAGTTCGAAGTCTGGCCGCGGGGCGAGGGTGTCTTTTCCTCTGGGAAAAACAACTCGCTTTGCTCAGACATTTTTTCCCGGCGGAAAGGACACCCCCGCCCCACGGCCGTTCCGGCTGGATACGGGGAGCCCGCGAAGGGAAAATTGGTATTCAGAGAAGGATCAGCTTTCGGGCTGGTCCTTTTTTCGTTCCAGGTTCAGGGTAAAGGCCAGGGGCAAGACCAGCAGGCCGTAGGTGATCATCAGCATCAGGGCATGGCGGGCATCACCGGTCCAGTCGGCGACGACACCGCCAAGCATGGGCACGCAAAAAGCGACGGTGTAACCGACCAGAAAGGTGCCGGCGGAGAGGCGGCCAGTTTCGGCGGAGGAGACCACCAGCGGAGGTATCGCTACGAGCAGGATCAGGAGCATGCCGGCGACCAGGCTCATGAGGGTGGCACTGACGATGGACCACCAGCCGGTAAGCATGACCGCGCCAATGGCGCCGAGCAGGCTGATGCTGGCCAGGGTGGCTATGACGCCACGACGCCCGACCCAGTAGCGCGCCATTTTCAGCATGATCAGGGAGGCGAAGACCTGGGCAAGGTTGTACCAGAACAGGGCATCCGGCAGTTTGTCGAACTGGCTCTGATGCTGCAGCAGGTTGCCCATGTACGCGTTGAGGCCAAAAAACAGCGAGCCGGAGAGGCCGAGCAGTAGACCGATTCTCAGGGTCAAGGGGTTATGCCAGTCCGGTAGCCAGGCTACTTTTCGCACCGGTTTGGCGCGGTCCCGTTTGGGCAGGAACAGGGCTGCGGCAACCAGCAGCGCCGGGAGTGACCAGGCCACCAGGGTGGCGCGCCAGCTGTTGTCCAGCAGGGGCATGAGCACAGGCAGCGTGATGCCGGCACCGATGAACTCACCCATCAGCATGCCGTTCATGTAGATCGCCGAGCCTAACGCGAGGTGGTGGGGTTCCAGCCACCGGGGCAGTAGTGCCGGCAGTGATGGTTGCATCATGGAAACGCCGATGCCCATGACGGCACTTGCAATCATCAGGGTCAGGGTGTCGGGCATCAGGCCGCGCCCGGCGGAGCCGATCACCATGATCACCATGGCCAGAGCCAGGGTATTGCGGGGGCCAATCCGGGCAATGGCCAGTGAGCCGGGCATGGAGCCGATGGCCAGCATCAGGATGGGGAGGGTGGTCAGGGCGCCGGTGAGTGCCTGGGTGAGTGCCAGTTCGTCGCTGATGAACGGCGCCAGGGGCGGCGCGACCAGTACCGGTATCCTCAGGTAAACGCCTGCCAGCCAAAGCAACACCGCCACCGGCAGCAGCTTCGCTGGCGGTGGCGGTGTGGTCGCGGCCTGGTGTTCAGCCACGGGCAAGACGATTCAGTCTTCGCTGGTGTCCGGCAGATAGGCACCGTCTTCGTCGTGGACTTCACGGCCGGTAACCGGTGGGTTGAAGGCACAGATCAGTCGCATGTCCTCGGTGCCACCATACAGCGTGTGCTGGTCATGCTTGTCGAGTGCGTAGAGAGTGCCGTCGGTGATCTCGTGGGTTTCACCGGTGGCCTTGTCCAGGATCTTGCCGTTACCGGCAACGCAATAGACGGCTTCCAGGTGATGCTTGTACCAGAGGTTCAACTCGGCCCCGGCAGGGATGATGGTCTCGTGGAAGGAAAAGCCCATGCCGTCTTTCTTGAGCAGCATGCGGCGGCTTGTCCATCCGGGGCCGGTGACTTCCCGCTCGGTACCGATAATGTCTTGCACTCGTACGATTTTCATGAGCATTCCTCATTGTGTGATGGAATAGCCTTTTAGTATAAACATCCCTTTCAGGTGCGGTTCAACCGCCAATCGTCGTAAACGGCCATGGCCTGTTCGATCGAGGTGGCGAATCTTTCCCGCTGGCGTTCATCCAGGGGGCGCCGTTTCCGGCACTTGTCGAAGGCTTTCTGAATTTCCTGTCGGCTCGATTTTTCAAGTCGCTCGAGCCAGTGATGGTCTGCTGGCTCAAGGTCCAGCAGGTCGCGACCAGCGTGATTCCGATGGGAGATATGCCACCAGTGATCCACGGCCCTTCCCAATACAACATAGCCGAACTGGCTGTCCTGTACAGGACCGAAGGTGGCTGTTTTCAATCCGTCCCTGAGCACGCCGATGTTCAGGGCCGGCAGGGCCAGCCGATCGCCGTAGAAATAGCTGCCGGCAGCACCGATCAAACCGCCCACCAGAGCACCGGTTCCAAGGGAGGAGCCGAAGGTCAGCGCGTCGATTCCGGCGCCACTGACGGCGCCCGCGCCGAAGCCGGCGGTGGCCAGGTAGCGCTTGCTGACCGCCCAGGCTTTGCGGCTGTCTTCCGAGAACAGGTCGTGTTCGCTGTGCCACTCCAGTTCGGCTTCCTGGCGACGGATGCGCTGGTGCTGATAAAGATGTTCGATATCCACGCGCAGGGTCTGTTCCCGCTTGCGCTGGTGACGATACCAACGTTCCCGCAGCTGTTCGGCCAGGGAGCCGTCACTGGTTTCTGCAGCCTGGCCGGCGGTAAGCGTCCGTTTTCCTGGTAGGACATCATGCTCTGAAGTGTCCCGGCGATCAGTACTGCGGCCTGATGGCGGCGCTGCTGCCGCTGGGCGGACAGGTAGTGAGTGGCCTGTTCCAGTGGTGTTTCCCAGTCCGGCTCCAGTTGTCCGAAAGCCCGTAAAAGGCCCAGATGTTGCTCGAATGGGGCGCGAACAGCGTCGAAACGGCGAACAACCTGAAAGAACTGGCCCAGCGCGGCCTGCCAGGTATCACTGTAGTCGTCGGCACCGATGCTGTTGATCAGGGCCAGGCTCGGACGGCCAGTCCAGCGCAGGATGGTCATTTCTGCCTCGTGCTCTGCGCTGTAGGGCACCGAGCCGTCCACCACGTAGATGATCCCGGCGCCTTCAATCAGCGGTCTGAGAAGCTCACATTCATCGGTGAATCGGCCGTCCCCCTCATGCTGTGCCACAAAGGCTTTGACGGTGTCTGCGTGATCAGAGGCGGAGACACTGTGGGCTTCCAGCCACTCCATTACCCGTCTCGGCCGCTGGAATCCGGGCGTGTCGACCAGAGTGTAGAGGGTCTGGCCGTCCACCTTCAGCGGGTAAGCCTGATGCCTGCGCGTGGTGCCGGGTTCCAGGGCAATGGCAATGGCATCGTTCTGGGACAGGGTCGCCACCACGCTGGATTTACCCTTGTTCGGGTGTCCGACGACCGCAAACGTGGGTATCTGAGTCATGACCCGTCCCCGATGGCTGTGTAGGGGTCCCGCATCTGGAATGGGGGCAGAGACACCTGGACGAACTCGCTGCCCACCCTTTCGGCAAATCGCAGCCAGGGCTGGATCTGGTGGGCATCGGGTTGCTGATTGCTGTCCGTGGCCAGTGGCACCAGCGCGACCCTGGCGTTGTCGGGCCAGATGTCCCGGGCGGCCGCGAGGAAGTCCTGAAGCTCGCCGGTCGGGGGTTGCCAGCAGCGAACCAGCAGGATGACTGCCCTGGCGCGGTTTTTCAGATGCTCGGCGATCCGGTGCAGGGCCTGATCATCGTCCGAAAGGCTGGCGCTGCCGCCGGCGCTGAGCACGAGCTGCTTGCCTGACCGAAGCGACTCTGGCAATTCCGGTTCACCGGCGCCGGCCCAACACAAGAGAATGTCGCTGTCGGGCAGTGGTAGCAGGTTGCCTCGAGTGTCGGTGTCCGGCAGATCGTCGGCATCATGATGGCTGTTGCCAGTGTCCAGGGCGGGTGTTTCCATGCGATACAGCAGGGCGTGCATGGCCGGATGGCTGGTGAGCAGGCGCCGGGCTTTTTGCCGGGCCTGCACGGACGCACACGCCCAGAGAATTATCCTTGGCAGAAGAACCCAGGTCGACCACATCATGGCCACAAACGGCCACCACAGGCCCCAGAGGGCCGGGTCAGGACTTGCCGTCGGGTCACCGGCCCGGAAAAAACGCGTTGCCTCGACCAGCGCTAGATCCGGGGCCGCGGCAGGCCAGAGCCAGGCCCAGGGCATCGCAATGGCCTTTACCAATCCGTGATAGCTGGTGGCGGCAGTGTCCAGCGTGGTGCTCCAGCCGAAGGCGAGGTCCTGCAAGACGACCATGGCCAGCAGGGTAAACAGCCCTGCGATGGCGAACGCAATGCCGCCCAGGTGAGCCGCTCTGGCCATCAGAACAGGCTGAAGCCTCGTGAAGGCGCCATCTCCCGGGTTGACCCCCAATCGATGCGCCAACCATCGCCAGGGCTGCCATCCGGCCATGGCTTGCACGGTGGTGAACAGGGCGAATATCAGGTGCAGCAACACGAACGCCAGGAAAACCGTGATGTTGATGCGCTGGCCGCCGTCATAGAACAGCAGCCCAGCCATCGCCAGCGTGCCCGCGACCGCGCCTGACACTGCAAAACCACCGTTGATCCGGCGCCACGATGCCAGTGTCCGGTCCGCGGATGTCGGGGTTGTCCGGGGACCGCTGAGGCGGTTCAGGTGGGCGAGCCAGCGGGCCGCGTCCGGGGCCTCGCCCTGCTCTTCACAGACGAGAGCGAACTTGCGGTCGCGTCGATGCAGGAAGGTAGGCGGCTGTGATCTATCCCGTTGCGCCTGGCTGTCAAACTCCAGCAGCAATCGGAGGGGGTTGTCGGTCATTCAGGGTTCCGGTGTCGAATTCGGGCTGTCGGGCCCCGTCGGGCTTTAGTGCTAGGATATAGGGATACCCGCACCTGATACCAGACAACGAGAGTCCATGCCCCACCATCTGATGAACCTGCGCCATGTACCCGATGACGAGGCCGAGGAAATCCGGGCCCTGTTTGATGCCCATGAGGTAGCCTATTACGAGACGCCACCAAGCCGCTGGGGCATCAGCATGGGTGGTTTCTGGGTGCACGACGACGATGAGGCGGCCAGGGCCAGGGCGCTGCTGGATGAGTATCAGAGGCAACGCTATGAAACCCAGCGACAGGCCTACGAGGAGCACCTGGCCCGGGGCGAATCCGGCGGTTTCTGGTTCATGCTTAGGCAGAGGCCAATCCGGACTCTGGCGGCCTGCATTGCCATTCTGGTCATCATGGGCCTGAGCCTGCTGCCGTTCATCCGGATCGGATAGCGACCCGGCAATCAGTTGCTTTTCTTTCGGTCGAGGAATGCGATTGCCTCGTCAACCGCATCGCCGGCTGTGAGAAAGCTGGTGACATGTCCTCGCAGATGCATTTCATAGAGTTCGCTGTATACCTGATGACTTGCGAGTGCGTCCCGGAAACGTTCGGCCTGGCTGAAGGGCACAAGCATGTCCACGGCGCCGTGAAACAGGAAGAAGGGCGGTGCGTTGGCCGTCACGTGACTGATCGGTGAGGCACGGCGATAGGTGTCCGGCATCGCCTGCTGCTCGCCACCGAGGAACTGCCGGATCAGCTTGCCCGAACCGAACGCCATGAGGTCAGACGGCAAGCCGCCGGCGACAACAGCGTGCAGCCGGGACTCCGGCCCGCCGTAGGGCTCGTTCAGCTCGCTGTCGGAGCTTGCCACCAGGGCCAGCAGGGCAATCAGATGGGCGCCGGATGAAAACCCGAAACCGCTGACTTGCTTGCGGTCGAGGCGGTATTTGTCGGCATGCTCGTTCAACCACTGGCGGGCGAGCTGGAGATCATGCAGCTGCGCCGGGAAGGTG from Marinobacter adhaerens HP15 encodes the following:
- a CDS encoding alpha-L-glutamate ligase; the protein is MHLVSFDIFRTLGFPDTTVLKPEQFLRHKELLREADWVLFPEYWQLNALVHGLKCRVFPSEASYRIGHDKVEMTRAFQAVAPEHTPWTMIEANGPVERDMIWDAMVHPFVAKLPKASMGEGVWLIESREDWRRYCERTDVLYAQEYLPLDRDARVVVVGDQMLTAYWRTQADQGFYNNVAQGGRIDNSPVPPAMTALALRLARDLGVDHAGFDIALVDGHPYVLEFNRLFGNKGLGQGTELQEAILGYLREQTEPEDPDGPTEPPPIWPVAV
- a CDS encoding YjfB family protein, coding for MSDISSIAAASTQLNQQRVQEQAQLSVLKASLDMAQQGALQLLEGVTETAVATAGANPSDNVGSLIDVRA
- a CDS encoding type III PLP-dependent enzyme, with protein sequence MTEAANANIADYYEADTFKRIKDFADGKETPFVVIDTATIDRQYDELVEGFPYAKVYYAVKANPAPQILTMLRDKGASFDIASVYELDKVMALGVTGERISYGNTIKKAKDIRTFYEKGVRMFATDSEADLRNIAKAAPGSKVYVRILTEGTLTADWPLSRKFGCQTDMAMDLLILARDLGLVPYGVSFHVGSQQREIGAWDAALNKVKVIFERLKEEDGIELKMINMGGGFPANYITRTNELKVYAEEIARFLHEDFGAELPEIIIEPGRSLISNAGVLVSEVVLISRKSRTALHRWVFTDVGKFSGLIETLDEAIKFPIWTEKVGEGEDCVIAGPTCDSADIMYEHHKYPLPLNLAIGDRMYWLSTGAYTTTYSAIEFNGFPPLKDYYI
- a CDS encoding MFS transporter, with translation MAEHQAATTPPPPAKLLPVAVLLWLAGVYLRIPVLVAPPLAPFISDELALTQALTGALTTLPILMLAIGSMPGSLAIARIGPRNTLALAMVIMVIGSAGRGLMPDTLTLMIASAVMGIGVSMMQPSLPALLPRWLEPHHLALGSAIYMNGMLMGEFIGAGITLPVLMPLLDNSWRATLVAWSLPALLVAAALFLPKRDRAKPVRKVAWLPDWHNPLTLRIGLLLGLSGSLFFGLNAYMGNLLQHQSQFDKLPDALFWYNLAQVFASLIMLKMARYWVGRRGVIATLASISLLGAIGAVMLTGWWSIVSATLMSLVAGMLLILLVAIPPLVVSSAETGRLSAGTFLVGYTVAFCVPMLGGVVADWTGDARHALMLMITYGLLVLPLAFTLNLERKKDQPES
- a CDS encoding ectoine synthase, with translation MKIVRVQDIIGTEREVTGPGWTSRRMLLKKDGMGFSFHETIIPAGAELNLWYKHHLEAVYCVAGNGKILDKATGETHEITDGTLYALDKHDQHTLYGGTEDMRLICAFNPPVTGREVHDEDGAYLPDTSED
- a CDS encoding DUF2868 domain-containing protein; the protein is MTDNPLRLLLEFDSQAQRDRSQPPTFLHRRDRKFALVCEEQGEAPDAARWLAHLNRLSGPRTTPTSADRTLASWRRINGGFAVSGAVAGTLAMAGLLFYDGGQRINITVFLAFVLLHLIFALFTTVQAMAGWQPWRWLAHRLGVNPGDGAFTRLQPVLMARAAHLGGIAFAIAGLFTLLAMVVLQDLAFGWSTTLDTAATSYHGLVKAIAMPWAWLWPAAAPDLALVEATRFFRAGDPTASPDPALWGLWWPFVAMMWSTWVLLPRIILWACASVQARQKARRLLTSHPAMHALLYRMETPALDTGNSHHDADDLPDTDTRGNLLPLPDSDILLCWAGAGEPELPESLRSGKQLVLSAGGSASLSDDDQALHRIAEHLKNRARAVILLVRCWQPPTGELQDFLAAARDIWPDNARVALVPLATDSNQQPDAHQIQPWLRFAERVGSEFVQVSLPPFQMRDPYTAIGDGS
- a CDS encoding DUF6164 family protein, whose translation is MPHHLMNLRHVPDDEAEEIRALFDAHEVAYYETPPSRWGISMGGFWVHDDDEAARARALLDEYQRQRYETQRQAYEEHLARGESGGFWFMLRQRPIRTLAACIAILVIMGLSLLPFIRIG
- a CDS encoding alpha/beta hydrolase encodes the protein MPGYRTGGRRGGLVGVIGSLLLLAGCATHHNGPENATLPGEQSFQVERNLQFSPDNWPQRLFADLYLPENGASGHRHPVVLMVHGGGWQRRSREDMAWIAEEVASHGFAVLNIDYRFAPEYTFPAQLHDLQLARQWLNEHADKYRLDRKQVSGFGFSSGAHLIALLALVASSDSELNEPYGGPESRLHAVVAGGLPSDLMAFGSGKLIRQFLGGEQQAMPDTYRRASPISHVTANAPPFFLFHGAVDMLVPFSQAERFRDALASHQVYSELYEMHLRGHVTSFLTAGDAVDEAIAFLDRKKSN